TGCGGCCATCGCGCGGCGTCCGGCTTGCGTCAGGAAAACAGCCGGCGCGCCAGCGCCGAGCCGGCCGAGAGGTCGCGCGCGTCCAGCGTGTCGTACAGCCGTTCCAGGTCCGCGCCGATCACGTCCATTGCCTCGCGCGCGAGCGGCTGGCCGTTGCCGTCGGCGACGATCCCGTCCATCGCTTCGCCCAAGGCGGCGGCCACCGACCGCAGCCGCACGAACGGCTGCTCGGCGCGGTCCACTTGCGCGACGTCAAGGCTCAGCGTGATCTCGCGGATCGCGGCCAGCGTCGGGTCGTCGGCCATCGCGGCCTGGGTGTCGAACGACAGGCCGAGCACCGGCGGCAGTCCGGGCGCGGAAGCCGGCAACACCATGCGCCCGGGCAGGCTGCCGGCGACGAAACCGAGCCGCGCCGCATGCTGCTGCACGTAACCGGGGCTCCAGGCCGAGCGCAGCGCGCGCAGCGAGAAGCCGAGTTGCGCGTCGTGGTCGCTCGCGAACTGGTCGAGCTCGCGCGCCCGCGCGACCTCGTCGAGCATCTCGGGAAATTCCGGCGCGCCGCCGATCGCGTCGGCAAACGCCTGCGCCTTCACGACGAACTCGGAGTATTCGATCTCGTTCAGCGCTCCGGCGCGGTTCGCGAGCTGCACCGCGGCCTGGAACCGCCCATAACGTTGGCCCGGCGCGGGCGGCTCCCAGGCGCCGGTAGCCTCGTTCAAGCCCTCGACCGCGAACGGCTTGCTGCCGGCGCGCCGCGTGCTCGGCAGCGCCGCCAGCGCCGCGTCGCCCGACACCACCGCGTCGAGCGCGATCGGCGCGATCACGTCGATCAGCGCGTCGATCCGGGGCTTGCGCTCGAGAGGCGG
This genomic interval from Burkholderiaceae bacterium contains the following:
- a CDS encoding Cell division protein; translated protein: MSALQIGLVIAGALVLAGVVAHSTWTSRRNAPRQAVPERADEAARAGPHAGPASHARDSRSFGDSDAPRTEPTLDGDLALPESAQDLAPEPIALPPLERKPRIDALIDVIAPIALDAVVSGDAALAALPSTRRAGSKPFAVEGLNEATGAWEPPAPGQRYGRFQAAVQLANRAGALNEIEYSEFVVKAQAFADAIGGAPEFPEMLDEVARARELDQFASDHDAQLGFSLRALRSAWSPGYVQQHAARLGFVAGSLPGRMVLPASAPGLPPVLGLSFDTQAAMADDPTLAAIREITLSLDVAQVDRAEQPFVRLRSVAAALGEAMDGIVADGNGQPLAREAMDVIGADLERLYDTLDARDLSAGSALARRLFS